One segment of Labrus mixtus chromosome 10, fLabMix1.1, whole genome shotgun sequence DNA contains the following:
- the LOC132982484 gene encoding D(1) dopamine receptor-like, with the protein MDGMNFTTVIDSGFLKEAPTSRVLTGCFLSLLILTTLLGNTLVCAAVTKFRHLRSKVTNFFVISLAVSDLLVAILVMPWKAVTEIVGFWPFGSFCDTWVAFDIMCSTASILNLCVISLDRYWAISSPFGYERKMTPKVAYVMIGVTWTLSVLISFIPVQLNWHKAQTKPYTPFTGSSGSPGSNGTSYSGAENCDSSLNRTYAISTSLISFYIPVVIMVATYTQIYRIAHRQIRRISALERAAESAKNRHDSMGGASSIAESESSFKMTFKRETKVLKTLSVIMGVFVCCWLPFFILNCMVPFCEQSSGGGAFPCVSPTTFDVFVWFGWANSSLNPIIYAFNADFRKAFSVLLGCHRLYPGGHNIETVSLNKK; encoded by the coding sequence ATGGATGGCATGAACTTCACAACTGTCATCGATTCTGGCTTCCTGAAGGAGGCTCCGACCAGCCGCGTCCTAACAGGCTGCTTCCTCTCACTGCTCATCCTCACAACTCTGCTGGGAAACACTCTCGTTTGCGCCGCCGTCACCAAGTTCCGACACCTCCGCTCCAAGGTGACCAACTTCTTTGTGATCTCGCTGGCCGTGTCGGACCTCCTGGTCGCCATCTTGGTGATGCCGTGGAAGGCCGTGACGGAGATCGTCGGGTTCTGGCCGTTCGGCTCCTTCTGTGACACCTGGGTGGCTTTCGACATCATGTGCTCCACGGCGTCCATTTTGAACCTCTGCGTGATCAGCTTGGACCGCTACTGGGCCATCTCCAGCCCGTTTGGCTACGAACGCAAAATGACGCCCAAAGTGGCCTACGTGATGATCGGCGTGACCTGGACGCTGTCTGTGCTCATTTCCTTCATTCCGGTGCAGCTCAACTGGCACAAGGCCCAAACTAAACCATACACCCCTTTTACCGGGTCATCAGGCTCCCCGGGTTCAAACGGTACATCTTACAGCGGCGCGGAAAACTGCGACTCGAGCCTGAACAGGACCTACGCCATCTCCACCTCGCTCATAAGCTTCTACATCCCCGTGGTCATCATGGTGGCCACCTACACTCAGATCTACCGCATCGCCCACCGACAAATACGGAGGATCTCGGCGCTGGAGCGAGCGGCCGAAAGCGCCAAGAACCGACACGACAGCATGGGCGGAGCCTCCAGCATCGCCGAGTCCGAGAGCTCTTTCAAGATGACGTTCAAGAGGGAGACCAAGGTGCTGAAGACACTCTCGGTGATCATGGGCGTGTTCGTGTGCTGCTGGCTCCCGTTCTTCATCCTGAACTGCATGGTGCCGTTCTGCGAGCAGTCGAGCGGCGGCGGCGCTTTCCCCTGCGTCAGCCCCACCACGTTCGACGTGTTCGTGTGGTTTGGCTGGGCTAATTCCTCCCTCAACCCCATCATCTATGCCTTCAATGCAGATTTCCGCAAGGCCTTCTCCGTCCTGCTGGGCTGCCACAGACTATATCCAGGAGGCCACAACATAGAGACAGTCAGTCTAAACAAGAAATGA